atatgtgtatgtaaaCATTGTATTTTCCCACCTGGTTTTCAAAACGTTTGACCATTTGTGACAGTGGAGACTGTTCAAGCAACCCTTCACATATTGTCATATAGAATAAGTTTTTGCAGAGAACCTAACATCTAATttacttttcttccttttttttttagctgtcCTCTGGGTTATTAATTGAACTTTCTGAAAATGGCACAGATGAGATTGGTTCAGGTGACTATGGAGACTACGAAGAGCCATGCTATCAACATGAGAATGCCGATTTCAACCGGATCTTCTTGCCAACAATCTACTCCATCATCTTCCTAACTGGAATAATTGGCAATGGATTGGTTATTATTGTTATGGGCTACCAGAAGAAGCAAAGAAGCATGACTGATAAATACAGGCTGCACCTCTCTGTGGCTGACCTCCTTTTTGTCATCACCTTGCCATTCTGGTCTGTGGATGCAGCCATAAGCTGGTACTTCGGGAATTTTCTGTGCAAGGCAGTTCATGTCATTTACACAGTCAACCTCTATAGCAGTGTCTTGATTTTGGCCTTCATCAGTTTAGATCGTTACCTGGCCATAGTCCACGCCACCAACAGCCAGCGCCCACGAAAGCTCTTGGCTGAGAAGGTGGTGTATGTGGGTGTGTGGCTGCCAGCTGTGCTTCTGACAGTGCCCGATTTAATCTTCGCCGGTAGCAGTGAAGTGGAAGGAAAGTATGTCTGTGACCGCATGTACCCTCATGAAAACTGGCTGATCTCATTCAGATTCCAGCATATCCTGGTAGGACTTGTCTTGCCTGGTCTAATAATCCTGACTTGCTACTGTGTTATCATATCCAAGCTGTCACACTCCAAAGGCCACCAGAAGCGCAAAGCCTTGAAGACCACGGTTATCCTCATCCTCGCCTTCTTTGCCTGCTGGCTGCCATATTATATTGGCATCAGCATCGACACCTTCATCTTGCTGGGGGTCATCAGACACCGCTGCAGCTTGGAGACCATAGTGCACAAATGGATCTCCATTACAGAAGCCCTGGCATTCTTCCACTGCTGCCTGAATCCAATTCTGTACGCCTTCTTGGGTGCCAAGTTCAAAACATCAGCTCAAAATGCCTTGACATCAGTTAGCAGAGGATCAAGCCTCAAGATTCTTTCAAAAGGCAAACGTGCAGGACATTCTTCTGTTTCTACAGAGTCGGAGTCTTCGAGTTTCCATTCCAGCTAACGCTGCTCCTTGCCATCATTTTATAAAGAGACTTTAAAGCTGCGCAAGATTTCAGACAAATAAGACTGACCATAATGTACAGATTTATTTACAGCTGGAATTTTATATTGTTTCTTTTAGTCTCTGTGAAGTTTAATTGacttatttatataaaaaaccTTTCGTATTGATGACAAACTGTCTAGGCAGGTCCTGTGGACAAGTGGTTGGTTCACAAAAGTTATAGTGACTGTATGTATAGATATGTGAACTAAACACTTTGGATTGTAGCAAAGTCGTTGTTAaaagtttagaaaatatttctctgttGTTTATATGTAAATGTTTTTGGTGTTGGTGTTATTCTTAAAAGTTTGCTTGGATATTTTTCCTTACTACAAGATGTTTGGTTTACAATAGCTTAACTCTGCTGTAGAAATGGCACTTATAACCAAAGCCTCCTCTGTTACATGCTAAGGTATTTCCCTCCATTCTCAGTAATTGATGGTTTGCAAAGTTTCTATTCTAGGTAAAATAAAAGTACATGAAAAAAGTTATCTTGAGTGGTATTTTCATTTCTGGTTCAAGTTTTCTCAGTGCTTTTATTTACAATTCTAAATACACAATAATGTCTTAGAAAATTGCAGGTCTtgtgaaaagcaggaaaatttgTTTCAGTACATACTGATTATTCAGTTGACACCTCTGAGTTCCATGTCATATGTTTTTTTCACTGGAATACATTTGCTCCAGTTAACACTATGTTTAGAATTACTTAAACTGTCACTTAGAGAActttttgaggaaaaatatCTACAAATGAAAACCAATGTGTTTAAATAATTGCTAAAGTTTACAGCCTCAGGAGTCAAACTCAGATTACTGCAAGTGCCTAACCTTTATGCCCTGTGTACAAAGTCAATCATACATTTCTTCTGCCTTTGTTGTGGTTCTAAATTTAGTTTCACAAGTTAATACTAATCAAATGCAGCTGAATCAAAGCCATTTCTGACTAGAAATAAAGTTATTCTAATAAAGTGTATCTGTTCTAAGGGAGGTAAGTGGTTCTCCTCTATGGAGTTTTCCCTATCCTGTCTACATCCAGATTTTCTTAAAGTAATGTTAAAATCTTCACATTGCTTCTAAAAACACAGAATGTGTGCCAATTCTTGAGAATAGTTTTAGTAGGAATCAGCCAGACTATAGGATTACCAATAATTAGTGCTGTAATCTTAATTGTCTGGTTAGTCATGTCTTCACATTAGTAGAGTGCATTCAGAAGTAATGGATACCCAAGAGAGCAGATCCATTGAGAGTATTTGTACTTAGattaacaaaacaaacaaagtgtTACTTACAtataaaaaacataaaaaacaaCATAGAAgtcaaaaaaagcaaaaaaaaatttaatatctACTACTCAGAACTGAAACAGGCAACATAGATATTGCAGGGGTATTACCAAATTTttcacaggcacagcaccctaGTGATTTTGTGGAGCCAGTACCACTATGCTAAACTATACATTAAATCCCATATTTCATATTAGGTTTTTACATAAATACATCACCCTTCTGTTTTCAACTTCCCTTCTCTCCAGTGAGGAGGCTGCAACCTTGGCTGCATCCTGCACTCCTTCCCTCGCAATGACAGTAGTAATCATCTGATTCTGTGTGGAGCTGATTCAGTGCTGAACAAGCACAAAACCTGGCAGAAAATAGGTAATTTTCCAGCAATTTAGTGAATTGAATGCGTTCTATGAGGAATCCAACAAGTACTACAAAAGTGCAAGATTTTGTAACCTGAAGCCAGgcaaagggagagaaagagataAAATGAAAAGGACACAGATTTCCTCTCCCACTTTTGGCAACTAAACTTCTAGATCAGTTAACTCTAATGTGTGTTTTCACTCAATATAAAATAACAGCAGTAAAGGTGCAGTCTCAAGAAACAAAAGGTCTCACTTTGATCAAGTTGTTCCTCCTAAACAGGGCTGAGAAATGAGGAAAACATGGTATAGGAGCAGAACTCCTTAAatggtttatttttgttgtttgtttgtgtgttttcttAGTTTAGTGAGGGTTTCCCTGTGAAGAATTTGCTGTTCTAAATGATTCTGATTTTCACCCCAGCCCAATCAATCACTGTGATTTAATTGCACTTATAAAATACTTACAGGCTATCAACACGCTGCTGCTTATTTGTTGAGGAAATGTTTAGTGCCCCCAGCATTAACTTAGATTATTCCCATTATGCTTCAGTCAACCAACTGCTACCTCAAGCAGAGTTAACAGGAAAGAGGGTGAAAGAGAGAATAAACTCAGCAGTCATGTTACTGCCAAAGACCACTAAAAGGACACTAAACAAACAACAGAAAGAATTTGTGGAGAAAATTAATTAGCAAAATTTAGAAAAACTTAAACCCATGCCCCAGAGGGATGATTTTTATAAAACTGCCATTGTTCTCAGTAGAATTAATGAACCTATGGACACAAGACTGTCTTGAAAAGGAGTGGCAAGCTCTTTGGGGTTTTGCTTCAGCAAGAAAAATGAGTCAAAAGCCACatgtatttatttctaaataacttcatatatctataaatatgaatataatatatatttgtaCTGTTTACAGGGCAAATATTTGCAAATTGGATGAGGTTGTCATGAAACCTAGCAAGAAATTATTAATCCAGTTATGTCTTTTTACCTATGAGTAAGTCAGAGAAAATAAGGCAAATTTCTCTTAAATCCACTGAGCTATTCCAAATATACCATgtcattaaaaaatattaatttgttccatttcaaaacaaaatcacCTTTAGGCTGATTTTTTTTGAGGCTGTGACTTTTTAGATCTTTGTGAAGCAAAAGTGGTCCTGGTAAATGCATTTCTCAAAGTGTAAATTCAGCAACAAAGGCAAATGAACCTAATTTTGTGATTTATACATTGGACAAGTCCACACAGACCAAGAATTTGCCAAAGTTTTCGAAGGGGCTTTCCAAGTCTTTTTTCAAATTACTCCTCTCTAGCATACAGAATAATCATGACATTCTTCAAGACATACACCATGCATACTCTCAGCACTTACTTGAAGTCATAAAATAATAGCTGCGTCCAAGTAATTTTAAATATGCAACTTAAGACGCAGAACAGAGAACAAATGTGAGTTTGGTTACAAATTGTTGAGTATTGGTTACAAACCAGTTTAAAATGTTATGTGGTAGTTTAAAAGATTTATAATGTATTTACAAAAACTTTTTCCACTGAATTCACTAAGTATTTTGTTATGATTTTTGCAATATGCCAACAGCATTGTTGGACTAAAACATGGATATTCAC
The nucleotide sequence above comes from Zonotrichia albicollis isolate bZonAlb1 chromosome 10, bZonAlb1.hap1, whole genome shotgun sequence. Encoded proteins:
- the CXCR4 gene encoding C-X-C chemokine receptor type 4; amino-acid sequence: MALSMDSSLDSLDLSSGLLIELSENGTDEIGSGDYGDYEEPCYQHENADFNRIFLPTIYSIIFLTGIIGNGLVIIVMGYQKKQRSMTDKYRLHLSVADLLFVITLPFWSVDAAISWYFGNFLCKAVHVIYTVNLYSSVLILAFISLDRYLAIVHATNSQRPRKLLAEKVVYVGVWLPAVLLTVPDLIFAGSSEVEGKYVCDRMYPHENWLISFRFQHILVGLVLPGLIILTCYCVIISKLSHSKGHQKRKALKTTVILILAFFACWLPYYIGISIDTFILLGVIRHRCSLETIVHKWISITEALAFFHCCLNPILYAFLGAKFKTSAQNALTSVSRGSSLKILSKGKRAGHSSVSTESESSSFHSS